In Rhodopirellula halodulae, a single window of DNA contains:
- the lpxB gene encoding lipid-A-disaccharide synthase, whose translation MTKTIFFSVGEPSGDQHAARLIRQLTHPDGASPASSERIICRGFGGPSMMSAGCRVDLDLTRHAVVGIVEVLPKLREFFRFADQAEDIFRSGAVDGVVLVDFPGFNWHIAKRAKKYGIPVHYYCPPQLWAWGAWRVRKMKRSVDHVVAVLPVEETFFRKHQIPVSLVGHPFFDAVEEQALDNAVMRQFYQQQTDGERIVAVLPGSRDHEVKNNFPIQLETIRRLYREMGESGRDVRFAVAAYRDKQCLWCRQQMTDADQDLPIDFYVDCTSEIIEASHCAMMVSGSVSLELLARQTPAAVIYRVGRVLHAVGKRVLKIDSVTLPNLMAGRKLFPEFISVGDPQPAVDFLTETMRAMLQDKFYYAKLQRDLKQLRQEHALPGASRRAADLLRQKLLSGNGRQSQAMPSQWGDETLPQKISVPEQTDSRRAA comes from the coding sequence GTGACCAAGACGATTTTCTTTTCCGTTGGCGAACCCAGTGGCGATCAACACGCGGCTCGTTTGATCCGCCAACTGACGCACCCCGACGGGGCATCGCCAGCGTCATCGGAGCGAATCATCTGCCGTGGTTTTGGCGGCCCGTCGATGATGTCCGCCGGCTGCCGCGTCGATCTCGACCTGACTCGACACGCGGTCGTTGGAATCGTGGAAGTCCTGCCGAAACTGCGTGAGTTCTTTCGTTTTGCCGACCAAGCCGAAGACATCTTTCGCTCCGGCGCCGTCGATGGCGTCGTGCTGGTGGATTTCCCCGGGTTCAATTGGCACATCGCGAAACGAGCTAAGAAATACGGCATTCCGGTGCATTACTATTGCCCGCCGCAGTTATGGGCTTGGGGTGCCTGGCGAGTTCGCAAGATGAAACGCAGCGTCGATCACGTGGTCGCGGTGTTGCCCGTGGAAGAAACCTTCTTCCGCAAGCACCAGATTCCAGTCAGCCTGGTGGGGCACCCGTTTTTCGATGCGGTGGAAGAACAAGCTTTGGACAACGCCGTTATGCGGCAGTTCTACCAACAACAAACGGACGGCGAGAGAATCGTTGCCGTGCTTCCCGGGTCTCGAGATCACGAAGTCAAAAACAATTTTCCGATTCAACTAGAGACCATCCGTCGGCTGTATCGCGAAATGGGAGAATCCGGGCGAGATGTTCGATTCGCCGTGGCCGCCTATCGCGACAAGCAGTGTTTATGGTGTCGCCAGCAAATGACCGACGCGGATCAGGATCTTCCGATCGATTTCTACGTGGACTGCACGTCGGAGATCATCGAGGCGTCGCACTGCGCGATGATGGTCAGCGGCAGCGTCAGCCTGGAATTGCTGGCTCGTCAAACTCCCGCCGCGGTGATCTACCGCGTCGGACGAGTCTTGCACGCCGTCGGCAAACGGGTGCTGAAAATCGACAGCGTGACACTGCCCAATTTGATGGCCGGACGCAAACTCTTCCCTGAATTCATTTCGGTTGGCGATCCCCAACCAGCCGTGGATTTCCTGACGGAAACCATGCGAGCCATGCTGCAGGACAAGTTCTACTACGCCAAACTGCAACGCGACCTGAAACAGTTGCGTCAAGAACACGCGTTGCCCGGTGCCTCGCGTCGCGCGGCGGACCTGCTTCGTCAAAAATTGCTCAGTGGAAACGGCCGGCAAAGCCAAGCCATGCCATCGCAATGGGGCGACGAAACGCTGCCGCAAAAGATTTCCGTTCCCGAGCAAACCGATTCGCGACGAGCTGCGTAA
- the lpdA gene encoding dihydrolipoyl dehydrogenase — translation MKTARHELVIVGGGPAGYVAAIRAAQLGIDVACIEDDPKFGGTCVRVGCIPSKALLESSHLYEEAQHKFADHGLKVGGIELDLDVMMKRKESIVDALTGGIDMLFQRKGVTAYHGRGRLRDVDTIEITPSKAAKDGQPELITADQIMLCPGSVPAQLPMVEEDNDRIGNSTTALSFPDVPEVLVVIGGGYIGLELGSVWNRLGSQVIVLEAFDRIMPGLDKEMANLAHRSFKKQGLDIRTSTMVASAKVDPKPGDKKPCVIEIKDGDPIRCDRVLLATGRSPATKDLGLEAAGVKTDQRGFIQVNHQFETSVPGIYATGDCIGGAMLAHKAMEEAVVCVEKMAGIGAEMNYEVIPAIVYTHPEIAMVGKTEEELKEAGIEYNKGVCPLGANGRARTLGDIDGRVKILADAATDRVLGVHIIGPRAGDMIAEAAAAMEFGASSEDIARTCHAHPTLSEAVHEAALAVDDRAIHTA, via the coding sequence ATGAAAACGGCCCGTCACGAACTCGTCATTGTCGGCGGTGGTCCCGCTGGATACGTCGCCGCCATTCGTGCAGCACAACTCGGCATCGATGTGGCGTGCATCGAAGATGACCCAAAGTTCGGTGGCACCTGCGTGCGTGTGGGATGCATCCCCAGCAAGGCTCTGCTGGAATCCAGCCACCTGTACGAGGAAGCTCAGCACAAATTCGCGGACCACGGATTGAAGGTTGGCGGCATCGAGTTGGATCTCGATGTGATGATGAAACGCAAAGAAAGCATTGTTGACGCGCTCACCGGCGGCATCGACATGCTGTTTCAACGCAAAGGCGTCACGGCTTACCACGGTCGCGGGCGGTTGCGAGATGTGGACACCATCGAGATCACACCGAGCAAGGCCGCCAAAGACGGCCAACCCGAATTGATCACTGCCGATCAAATTATGCTCTGCCCCGGCAGCGTCCCCGCACAGTTACCGATGGTTGAAGAAGACAACGACCGCATCGGCAACAGCACCACCGCGTTGTCGTTCCCCGATGTTCCTGAAGTGTTGGTGGTCATTGGCGGCGGCTACATCGGTTTGGAACTCGGCAGCGTTTGGAACCGACTGGGCAGCCAGGTCATCGTGCTGGAAGCCTTTGATCGCATCATGCCGGGCCTCGATAAAGAGATGGCGAACCTGGCGCATCGCAGTTTTAAGAAACAAGGTTTGGACATCCGCACCAGCACCATGGTGGCTTCCGCGAAAGTCGATCCCAAGCCGGGCGACAAGAAACCGTGCGTGATTGAAATCAAAGACGGTGATCCCATTCGTTGCGATCGCGTCTTGCTGGCCACAGGACGCTCTCCGGCGACCAAAGATCTCGGTCTCGAAGCCGCCGGTGTGAAGACGGATCAACGCGGCTTCATCCAAGTCAACCATCAGTTTGAAACTTCCGTGCCCGGGATCTACGCGACGGGTGACTGCATTGGCGGAGCCATGTTGGCTCACAAAGCCATGGAAGAAGCGGTGGTGTGCGTGGAAAAGATGGCCGGCATCGGTGCCGAGATGAATTACGAAGTCATCCCCGCCATCGTTTACACCCATCCCGAAATCGCGATGGTGGGCAAGACCGAAGAAGAGCTGAAAGAAGCCGGCATTGAATACAACAAAGGCGTTTGTCCGCTCGGAGCAAACGGTCGCGCGCGAACGCTGGGCGACATCGACGGACGAGTCAAGATCTTGGCCGACGCCGCCACCGATCGTGTTCTTGGTGTTCACATCATCGGCCCCCGCGCCGGCGACATGATTGCCGAAGCCGCAGCGGCGATGGAGTTTGGTGCCAGCAGCGAAGACATCGCCCGCACCTGCCACGCTCACCCGACGTTGTCCGAAGCGGTTCACGAAGCCGCTTTGGCGGTGGATGACCGAGCGATTCACACGGCGTGA
- a CDS encoding phosphatidylglycerophosphatase and protein-tyrosine phosphatase 1 family protein: MSGPIQSGFWRRTYARVVFLPTLWWNMLLGRWLKVRNWFDWIDPLVIVGARPFARDVAKMAELNVGGVVNTCEEYCGPVEQYAKHEIEQLHLPITDFTHPSLQDVITGVDFIQRITQSGKAVYIHCKAGRARSATIAICWLIAHRDMSPAEAQAWLLEKRPHINPRLTTRPVVQEFVRHLAEQQPAEAR; encoded by the coding sequence GTGAGCGGACCGATTCAATCCGGATTCTGGCGTCGAACCTACGCACGCGTGGTGTTCTTGCCGACGTTGTGGTGGAACATGTTGCTGGGACGTTGGCTGAAAGTCCGCAACTGGTTCGACTGGATCGATCCGCTAGTCATCGTCGGTGCCCGCCCGTTCGCTCGTGACGTCGCCAAGATGGCCGAGCTAAACGTGGGCGGCGTCGTCAACACTTGCGAAGAGTACTGCGGCCCGGTGGAGCAGTACGCCAAGCACGAAATCGAGCAACTGCATCTTCCGATCACGGACTTCACTCACCCGAGTCTGCAGGACGTGATCACGGGAGTCGACTTCATCCAGCGGATCACGCAGTCAGGCAAAGCGGTCTACATCCACTGCAAAGCCGGGCGAGCAAGAAGCGCGACGATTGCAATTTGTTGGCTGATCGCTCACCGAGACATGTCGCCTGCAGAAGCCCAAGCTTGGCTGCTGGAAAAGCGACCTCACATCAACCCGCGACTGACAACCCGTCCCGTCGTGCAAGAGTTCGTTCGGCATCTTGCGGAGCAACAACCGGCCGAAGCCCGCTGA
- a CDS encoding vWA domain-containing protein, with protein MILSPNARRFALTTREDSRRGGITVLMAFVLPMLALLAAFCINMAQMQLVKTELAIATDAAARAGGRAFSEEQTVDAAKTAARLTAAMNEVAGEPYQLNTDDAANEFEFGVSAQSDGQTGRFHFTKVPTSDVADNLVAVSSVRVTGKRTADSLMGPVPFIFPNSFSISDFKPQTSAVAMQVDRDISLVLDRSGSMDWKTYDWPDGMDPWEEDSLVSAEDAGIVRLEWRYRNGRPDYIRRVRYNSGYDQYDLYDHAWEEHFELGPAPNTPWEDLVLAVDAFLRVLDETPQNEQVSIASYNSHGTLDCWLLDDFASVRAAVDQLGPNGSTGIGNGMNSGKRSFEHQNARPYASKTMVVMTDGNHNYGTSPDTVARQLMTSQNLNIQTVTFGGGANQQTMQDVAVIGLGKHYHADSGDELVSAFEEIANNLPTILTD; from the coding sequence ATGATCCTTTCCCCCAACGCACGGCGATTCGCCTTGACCACACGCGAAGATTCGCGTCGTGGTGGCATCACCGTGTTGATGGCATTCGTTCTTCCGATGCTGGCGTTGCTCGCCGCGTTCTGCATCAACATGGCACAAATGCAGTTGGTGAAGACCGAGCTGGCCATCGCAACGGACGCCGCGGCTCGTGCCGGTGGGCGTGCCTTCAGTGAAGAGCAAACCGTGGATGCCGCGAAGACGGCCGCGCGTTTGACCGCTGCGATGAACGAGGTCGCCGGGGAGCCCTATCAACTGAACACGGACGACGCGGCGAACGAATTTGAGTTCGGCGTGTCGGCTCAATCCGACGGGCAAACTGGCCGCTTCCACTTCACCAAAGTCCCCACCAGCGACGTGGCGGACAACTTGGTCGCGGTCAGCTCCGTTCGCGTGACGGGAAAACGCACCGCCGACTCATTGATGGGGCCCGTGCCGTTCATTTTCCCCAACTCGTTCTCGATCAGCGATTTCAAACCGCAAACCTCCGCGGTTGCGATGCAGGTTGACCGCGACATCAGCTTGGTCTTGGACCGCAGCGGATCGATGGACTGGAAAACGTATGACTGGCCCGATGGCATGGACCCTTGGGAAGAAGACAGTTTGGTCTCCGCCGAGGATGCTGGCATCGTGCGTTTGGAATGGCGTTATCGCAACGGTCGACCGGACTACATCCGCCGCGTTCGTTACAACTCTGGCTACGACCAGTACGACCTATACGATCACGCTTGGGAAGAACACTTTGAGCTGGGGCCGGCTCCCAACACACCTTGGGAAGACTTGGTGTTGGCCGTCGATGCGTTCTTGCGAGTGCTCGACGAAACCCCTCAGAACGAACAGGTTTCCATTGCCAGCTACAACAGCCACGGCACTTTGGATTGCTGGTTGCTAGACGACTTCGCTTCGGTGCGTGCCGCGGTCGATCAGCTTGGGCCGAACGGTTCAACGGGGATCGGCAACGGCATGAACTCTGGTAAACGATCGTTCGAACATCAAAACGCTCGTCCGTATGCGTCCAAGACGATGGTGGTGATGACCGATGGGAATCACAACTACGGGACGTCGCCGGACACGGTGGCTCGCCAGTTGATGACGTCGCAGAATTTGAACATTCAAACCGTCACTTTCGGTGGTGGTGCCAACCAACAAACAATGCAAGATGTCGCGGTGATTGGGTTGGGCAAACACTACCATGCCGATTCCGGTGACGAACTGGTCAGTGCATTCGAAGAGATTGCCAACAACCTGCCAACGATTTTGACTGACTGA
- a CDS encoding TadE/TadG family type IV pilus assembly protein, with translation MFEPSSNQKRIPGRHRPRPTMLARPPRRSKAQRGALARAGATLVEFAIVCNILLLTIFMCMELARMNMARNLAQDAAYYAARTAIVPGATAEEARQEAETIMQSLFANGYEIECTEIDDDAEEVTVTVSINLDDVALFTPMFLGNIQLTSSATMQTERYNGFFRVDN, from the coding sequence ATGTTTGAACCTTCATCCAATCAAAAACGCATTCCCGGCCGGCACCGCCCGCGCCCGACGATGCTCGCTCGCCCGCCTCGCCGCAGCAAAGCCCAGCGTGGTGCTCTGGCGCGAGCCGGTGCAACGCTGGTCGAATTCGCGATCGTCTGCAACATCCTTTTGCTGACCATTTTCATGTGCATGGAATTGGCTCGCATGAACATGGCTCGCAACTTGGCTCAAGATGCTGCTTACTACGCGGCGCGAACCGCCATCGTTCCGGGCGCCACCGCCGAAGAAGCCCGCCAAGAAGCCGAAACGATCATGCAGTCGCTGTTCGCGAATGGTTACGAAATTGAGTGCACGGAAATCGACGACGATGCGGAAGAAGTCACCGTGACCGTCAGCATCAATCTCGACGACGTCGCGTTGTTCACGCCAATGTTCCTAGGCAACATCCAACTGACTTCGTCCGCCACGATGCAGACCGAACGATACAACGGCTTCTTCCGAGTCGACAACTGA
- a CDS encoding TadE/TadG family type IV pilus assembly protein: protein MNPVLHASKRTRHGFLTAGRARSGGHLNQPRRGTATAEIAFCLPVLLTFTFATVDLCSIFFLKETVAIAAYEGARRGINRGGTNEAAAARVREILDERGVEYGGNVMQMENSTFSTADTLEHVTVVVTVPAAGNLYAPAGLYDGLQISHRITMRKEFANQE from the coding sequence ATGAACCCCGTTCTTCACGCCTCCAAACGAACGCGTCACGGCTTTCTCACAGCCGGCCGGGCGCGTTCGGGAGGCCACCTGAATCAGCCGCGACGTGGAACGGCGACGGCGGAGATTGCGTTCTGCTTGCCAGTCTTGCTGACGTTCACGTTTGCCACGGTTGATTTGTGTTCGATTTTCTTCTTGAAGGAAACCGTCGCGATTGCTGCGTACGAAGGGGCACGTCGCGGCATCAACCGTGGCGGCACGAATGAAGCCGCCGCCGCTCGCGTTCGAGAAATTTTGGACGAACGCGGCGTTGAATACGGCGGCAACGTGATGCAGATGGAAAACAGCACGTTCAGCACGGCGGACACGTTGGAACACGTCACCGTCGTGGTGACCGTGCCGGCCGCTGGCAACCTTTACGCCCCGGCGGGTCTCTACGACGGATTGCAGATCTCCCATCGAATCACGATGCGGAAAGAATTCGCAAACCAAGAATAA
- a CDS encoding prepilin peptidase, with translation MAAWLSLSTSVQCAVLAAIGLIAGAIANHIIPTWCWYPRPISPWVDRERWPLRPEFETISRSLPPRTWLDRIPVFGWLRLRRESELFGRGFWIRPLLIELSMAAVYPWMFHAYLDGQLLPSGVTAATKAACADWMVWLFFYHAVVLVWLVSATFIDFDERTIPDLITIPGTIIAILIGTLTPFAFLPGLVVVNSVEGIAPVLANHPFGLSPFWSSPQGLATGLLIWSVWCFALADRRFYLRRGWSKAWGYFWLGLTRNNSWKWLTAMWLIGSIVITAVYFTSPLGWMGMMTSLVGLAVGGGIVWVVRLVCGWAIGMEAMGFGDVTLMAMVGAVIGWQGSTLAFFVSPMAALLIVLIVFVLTRDPRTPFGPYLCLGTLLVVWFWDDVYNERFRTTLLLMGDVLLWMALVMPPLLAGMMWVSRTLRQRVLPDPE, from the coding sequence ATGGCCGCTTGGTTATCGCTGTCGACTTCGGTCCAGTGTGCTGTGTTGGCAGCTATCGGTCTGATCGCGGGCGCCATCGCCAATCACATCATTCCGACTTGGTGCTGGTACCCACGTCCGATCTCCCCGTGGGTGGATCGCGAACGATGGCCGTTGCGGCCGGAGTTTGAAACGATTTCACGCTCGCTACCGCCACGAACCTGGCTTGATCGCATTCCAGTCTTCGGTTGGTTGCGACTGCGTCGGGAATCGGAACTGTTTGGCCGAGGCTTTTGGATTCGGCCGTTGTTGATTGAGCTAAGCATGGCGGCGGTCTACCCCTGGATGTTCCACGCTTACCTCGACGGGCAACTGTTGCCATCCGGAGTCACCGCGGCGACGAAGGCAGCTTGTGCGGATTGGATGGTTTGGTTGTTCTTCTATCACGCCGTGGTGTTGGTCTGGTTGGTGTCCGCGACGTTCATTGACTTCGACGAACGAACCATTCCTGATTTGATCACCATCCCCGGGACGATCATCGCGATCCTGATCGGTACGTTGACTCCGTTCGCCTTCTTGCCCGGATTGGTTGTCGTCAATTCGGTCGAAGGCATCGCACCGGTGTTGGCGAATCATCCGTTTGGCTTGTCGCCGTTTTGGAGCAGCCCACAAGGACTGGCGACCGGTTTGTTGATTTGGTCCGTTTGGTGCTTTGCGTTGGCTGACCGGCGTTTTTACCTCCGCCGCGGATGGTCCAAGGCTTGGGGGTATTTCTGGTTGGGCCTGACCCGCAACAACAGTTGGAAATGGTTGACGGCGATGTGGTTGATCGGTTCCATCGTCATCACCGCGGTTTACTTCACCAGCCCGCTGGGTTGGATGGGAATGATGACGTCTCTGGTGGGCTTGGCGGTCGGAGGAGGAATCGTTTGGGTCGTGCGACTGGTTTGTGGTTGGGCGATCGGCATGGAAGCCATGGGTTTCGGCGACGTGACGTTGATGGCCATGGTCGGCGCCGTCATCGGATGGCAAGGCAGCACGCTGGCGTTCTTTGTCTCGCCCATGGCCGCGTTGTTGATCGTGCTGATCGTGTTCGTGCTCACCCGAGACCCCAGGACTCCGTTCGGACCCTATCTCTGTTTGGGAACACTGTTGGTCGTGTGGTTCTGGGACGATGTCTACAACGAACGCTTTCGCACCACGTTGTTGCTGATGGGCGACGTGCTGTTGTGGATGGCGTTGGTCATGCCACCTTTGCTAGCCGGGATGATGTGGGTTTCGCGAACCCTGCGTCAACGAGTTTTGCCCGATCCGGAATGA
- the moaA gene encoding GTP 3',8-cyclase MoaA has product MTASHALVDRFGRRHDSLRISITDRCNIRCYYCMPEHDAEFLPRSGVLTFEEIRRLATLMVHRCGVRDIRLTGGEPLVRRDCVDLVRMLASIDGLDDLSMTTNGMLLADHAAALRDAGLRRLNISIDTLDETLFQKITRRPGVEKVVAGIDAAIAAGFESIKLNALAIRNLSETQLVSLVRFAVARGVVLRFIEFMPLDSDRAWRTESVLSGDECLRILSDAFGPIEPIGRDTPSAPAESFTITSDGRQGTIGIIRSVTRPFCGDCNRLRLTADGGLRNCLFARTETPLRDMMRAGCSDEDLLQTFAACVGEKHAAHGIDSEDFQPPDRAMHAIGG; this is encoded by the coding sequence ATGACCGCCTCGCATGCATTGGTCGATCGATTTGGTCGGCGTCACGACAGTCTTCGCATCAGCATCACGGATCGTTGCAACATCCGCTGCTACTACTGCATGCCTGAACACGACGCTGAGTTCTTGCCTCGCAGCGGCGTGCTGACGTTTGAAGAAATTCGCCGACTGGCCACGCTGATGGTGCATCGTTGCGGTGTTCGCGACATTCGGTTGACGGGTGGCGAACCGTTGGTCCGCCGGGATTGCGTCGACCTGGTCCGCATGTTGGCTTCCATCGATGGATTGGACGACCTGTCGATGACGACCAATGGGATGTTGCTGGCTGACCACGCCGCCGCACTGCGAGACGCGGGACTTCGGCGACTCAACATTTCAATCGACACACTCGATGAAACGCTGTTTCAAAAGATCACTCGCCGGCCGGGTGTCGAAAAAGTCGTGGCTGGAATTGATGCGGCAATCGCGGCCGGTTTCGAATCCATCAAACTCAATGCGCTTGCCATTCGAAATCTCAGCGAAACGCAGCTTGTAAGCCTTGTTCGATTCGCTGTGGCTCGCGGCGTCGTTCTGCGTTTCATCGAATTCATGCCGCTCGACAGCGACCGAGCTTGGAGAACAGAAAGCGTGCTATCGGGAGACGAATGTTTGCGGATTTTGTCCGATGCGTTTGGTCCGATCGAACCCATCGGTCGTGACACGCCATCAGCCCCTGCCGAATCGTTCACCATCACCAGCGATGGTCGTCAGGGCACCATCGGCATCATCCGTTCGGTAACGCGTCCGTTCTGTGGTGACTGCAACCGTCTGCGTTTGACGGCGGATGGCGGACTGCGGAACTGTTTGTTCGCTCGAACCGAGACGCCGCTTCGCGACATGATGCGAGCCGGATGCAGTGATGAAGATTTGCTACAAACCTTCGCGGCCTGTGTGGGCGAAAAGCACGCCGCTCACGGCATTGATTCGGAAGATTTCCAACCACCCGACCGTGCGATGCATGCGATTGGCGGATAG
- a CDS encoding stage II sporulation protein M, with product MNIAKLLEKRRSNWGELERLCEAMEVRGRTDKAGPQYKGAAGIVRFATLYRGACADLALADAYQLPPATVTYLHRLVARSHNQLYRAGKFEPMGWFDMIFRVAPKEIYGDACVRVATLVFFGLFALSMYLGYQQTLFPDFANVVVGDAGLEQMDEMYEQELVGSLDHYIQMSSFYIMHNTGIGLKCFAYGILIVPCLYILASNAVTLGTVFGYMAREDNASRDNFFEFVTAHGPFELTAIALSAAAGLRLGMGLFATGGLSRVDSVRRAAVRAVPVMSASAVLFVLAAFTEGFISPSPLAYTFKAAWSVMSSSMISFYFVVLGFPGNRSSLAERESVQTVLNFLDDEPAAEATTTDSPDDVALGESVSPSAA from the coding sequence ATGAACATCGCCAAACTGCTCGAGAAACGACGATCGAACTGGGGCGAATTGGAACGCCTCTGCGAAGCGATGGAAGTTCGAGGACGAACCGACAAGGCGGGGCCTCAATACAAAGGCGCCGCGGGGATCGTGCGATTCGCAACACTGTATCGCGGCGCGTGTGCTGATTTGGCTTTGGCCGACGCTTATCAATTGCCTCCCGCAACGGTGACCTACCTGCATCGGTTGGTGGCACGGTCGCACAACCAGCTCTATCGAGCCGGCAAGTTCGAACCGATGGGATGGTTCGACATGATCTTTCGTGTGGCACCCAAAGAGATCTACGGTGATGCTTGCGTCCGCGTTGCCACGTTGGTCTTCTTCGGTTTGTTCGCCCTATCGATGTACTTGGGTTACCAACAAACACTGTTCCCGGATTTTGCCAACGTGGTTGTCGGCGATGCGGGGCTGGAACAGATGGACGAGATGTACGAACAAGAACTCGTGGGTAGTTTGGATCACTACATCCAGATGTCCAGCTTCTACATCATGCACAACACCGGCATAGGGCTGAAGTGTTTTGCCTACGGGATCTTGATTGTTCCTTGCCTGTACATTTTAGCCAGCAACGCGGTGACGCTCGGGACGGTGTTTGGTTACATGGCACGAGAGGACAACGCCAGTCGCGACAACTTCTTTGAGTTTGTGACGGCGCATGGTCCGTTCGAATTGACGGCGATCGCTCTGTCCGCCGCCGCCGGACTGCGATTGGGAATGGGTCTGTTTGCGACCGGCGGCTTGAGTCGTGTGGACTCGGTGCGTCGCGCGGCCGTTCGAGCGGTTCCGGTGATGTCCGCTTCCGCCGTTTTGTTCGTGCTCGCCGCGTTCACCGAAGGATTCATCTCGCCCAGCCCGCTCGCCTACACCTTCAAAGCGGCTTGGTCGGTGATGTCGTCCAGCATGATCAGTTTTTACTTTGTGGTGCTCGGTTTCCCAGGCAATCGCAGTTCACTCGCGGAACGGGAATCCGTTCAAACGGTGCTGAATTTCTTGGACGACGAGCCCGCCGCCGAGGCGACCACCACCGACTCACCCGACGACGTTGCCCTCGGCGAAAGTGTGAGTCCCAGTGCAGCTTGA
- a CDS encoding DUF4129 domain-containing protein has product MLCVLLGIVCLLGSAMNSASAQSPTADAAVESPVRDSAWYDEQTGQILPVEVEDQRSDTENRDSRWTGVSTTGGKAAKAPAATTGGFSWGRLFGWLMLIALLTGLVSVLVWVFANSDFDFNSGTIEQSLITGQQLDQQTRQRMEHLPEALRDTTVNPRGQAEKLMQEGQYNEAIIYLFGHQLLLLDRVHWLRLARGKTNSRYVRETRRSEPMTGQRLQETVASFERAYFGRHEISQSEFERLWQQNEAMEQDIQHASSPKKTGAA; this is encoded by the coding sequence ATGTTGTGTGTCCTGCTGGGCATTGTCTGCTTGCTCGGATCAGCGATGAACTCCGCATCGGCTCAATCGCCAACCGCAGACGCCGCCGTTGAATCGCCCGTCAGAGATTCCGCTTGGTACGACGAACAAACGGGGCAGATTCTGCCTGTCGAAGTCGAGGATCAACGGTCCGACACGGAAAACCGAGACAGTCGCTGGACCGGGGTTTCCACCACCGGCGGCAAGGCCGCGAAAGCCCCCGCGGCGACCACCGGCGGTTTCTCGTGGGGCAGACTTTTTGGTTGGCTGATGCTAATTGCTCTGCTGACGGGTTTGGTTTCGGTGTTGGTTTGGGTCTTTGCCAACAGCGATTTTGACTTCAACTCCGGGACCATCGAACAGTCACTCATCACCGGGCAGCAACTCGATCAACAAACCCGCCAACGGATGGAACATCTGCCGGAAGCCTTGCGGGACACCACCGTCAATCCGCGAGGCCAAGCGGAAAAGTTGATGCAGGAAGGCCAATACAACGAAGCGATCATCTATCTCTTCGGCCACCAACTTCTATTGCTGGACCGAGTGCATTGGCTTCGCCTGGCTCGCGGAAAAACCAACAGCCGCTACGTTCGCGAAACGCGTCGTTCGGAACCGATGACCGGGCAACGGTTGCAAGAAACTGTGGCGTCGTTTGAGCGAGCCTACTTCGGTCGGCACGAAATCTCGCAATCCGAATTTGAACGGTTGTGGCAGCAAAACGAAGCGATGGAGCAAGACATTCAACACGCCAGCTCTCCAAAGAAAACGGGAGCAGCGTGA